The proteins below come from a single Pleuronectes platessa chromosome 3, fPlePla1.1, whole genome shotgun sequence genomic window:
- the LOC128437036 gene encoding dynactin subunit 6: MADKQSAQKSVKIAAGAVVCVESEIRGDVTIGPRTVVHPKARIIAEAGPIVIGEGNLIEEQALIINSYPENITPELEVEPKTMTIGINNVFEVGCVSQALKIGDNNVIESKADVGRNVILTSGCIIGAFCQVNTCEVIPENTVIYGSGCMRRVQTERPQPQTLQLDFLMKILPNYHHLKKTVKAGHTTS; the protein is encoded by the exons ATGGCAGATAAACAAAGTGCCCAGAAAAG CGTCAAAATAGCCGCCGGAGCCGTAGTTTGTGTGGAAAGTGAAatcagaggagatgtgaccaTCG GCCCCAGAACAGTGGTGCACCCAAAAGCTCGTATTATTGCAGAGGCAGGACCCATAGTGATCGGAGAAGGCAATTTGATCGAGGAGCAAGCTCTGATTATCAATAG TTACCCAGAAAACATCACACCAGAGTTGGAGGTGGAACCAAAGACAATGACCATCGGCATCAACAATGTATTTGAAGTCGGCTGTG TATCACAAGCTCTGAAGATCGGGGACAACAATGTGATAGAATCGAAAG cTGACGTCGGTAGGAATGTGATCCTCACCAGTGGCTGCATCATCGGAGCTTTCTGTCAGGTCAACACGTGTGAGGTCATACCTGAGAACACGGTCATCTATGGCTCCGGGTGTATGAGACGGGTTCAGACAGAGAGACCACAG CCCCAGACTCTTCAGCTCGACTTCCTGATGAAGATTTTGCCTAACTACCACCATCTCAAGAAAACTGTCAAAGCAGGCCACACTACCAGCTAA